In Leptodesmis sichuanensis A121, the following are encoded in one genomic region:
- a CDS encoding tyrosine-type recombinase/integrase, which translates to MLVSNNRLQLRFNYGGKRHYISLGLADTVLNRKIAEAKAKLIESDIIYERLDLTLEKYKPQTALSVVTLVTPLPTPPKLSLLDLWQKYTDFQKEHLEETTIIRDYGKIENRIKKFPQAFLEDAVAIQAHLLNNYSTEVAKRTLKQLSACCNWAIRKKLISENPFKELAQEIKSRKTSRVSRKPFSRECVAAIIAAFERDTYSSKFAPVSHSYYAPYVKFLFHTGCRPEEAIALKWKHIEKNRIYICEAVATDVRIRKVTKTDKPRYFPINEELRAIFEAIKPEPCLPDALVFPAKNGKELDTHNFLNRIWKPIVQRLVDECKVKEYLPQYNCRHTFITLCLEDGVPSRRVADWCGTSVAVIEEHYAGAIAHIQVPSFGLGPNE; encoded by the coding sequence ATCCTTGTTTCCAACAATCGCTTACAGTTGCGATTCAATTACGGCGGGAAACGACACTATATATCGCTTGGACTTGCCGACACTGTATTGAATCGAAAGATTGCCGAAGCAAAAGCCAAACTGATTGAATCGGACATCATCTATGAGCGCTTAGATTTAACCCTGGAGAAATATAAACCTCAGACAGCCCTGAGTGTCGTTACACTAGTTACACCACTTCCTACACCACCCAAGCTTTCCCTCCTTGATCTTTGGCAAAAATATACAGACTTTCAGAAAGAGCACTTGGAGGAGACGACAATTATTCGGGACTATGGAAAAATCGAAAACCGGATCAAGAAGTTTCCACAGGCTTTTTTGGAGGATGCTGTTGCAATCCAAGCCCATTTACTGAATAACTACTCTACTGAGGTCGCCAAACGTACCTTGAAGCAACTTAGCGCTTGTTGTAACTGGGCGATTAGGAAAAAGCTGATTTCTGAAAACCCCTTTAAAGAGTTAGCACAAGAAATCAAGAGTAGAAAGACAAGCCGGGTATCTAGAAAGCCTTTTTCCAGAGAATGTGTAGCTGCAATCATTGCCGCTTTCGAGCGTGATACTTACTCATCTAAATTCGCTCCTGTATCACATTCCTACTATGCACCTTATGTAAAGTTCTTATTCCATACTGGTTGCAGACCAGAAGAGGCGATCGCATTGAAATGGAAACATATTGAGAAAAACCGCATATACATTTGTGAAGCGGTAGCAACTGATGTACGCATTAGAAAGGTCACGAAAACTGATAAACCACGTTATTTCCCTATCAATGAGGAATTGAGAGCCATCTTTGAAGCAATTAAGCCTGAACCATGCCTTCCAGATGCGCTAGTTTTTCCTGCTAAAAATGGAAAAGAACTAGATACTCATAATTTCTTGAACCGGATCTGGAAGCCCATTGTTCAACGGTTAGTTGATGAATGTAAAGTCAAGGAGTACTTGCCGCAGTATAACTGTCGGCACACTTTTATCACGCTCTGTCTGGAAGATGGAGTTCCATCTAGGAGAGTTGCCGATTGGTGTGGCACTTCTGTTGCTGTGATTGAGGAACACTACGCAGGAGCAATTGCCCACATACAAGTTCCCTCATTTGGACTTGGTCCAAATGAATAG
- a CDS encoding IS982 family transposase, whose product MFTIEEFIIAVFCCVDDLLKAITQGQPIRAKGFAPALSDSEVMTMEIVAEYQGIDTDQAIWRYFRRHWLEWFPGLGSRSAFVRQAANLWQYKQRLQQHLSTELGAFADEVHLVDGIPIPLCGFSRAPECRSFKGIAAYGYCAAKKQFYYGFHGHLLISATGVITGFSLTPANGSEREALWDMVQTIHGWLIGDKGYLSAALQQELRAVGIELETALRSNMQDTREPAWVALLQRIRRLIETVIGQLVERFSIEKVWARDLWHLTSRINRKLLAHTVCRWLNRHSADPLQFDQLVSQ is encoded by the coding sequence ATGTTTACTATCGAAGAGTTTATCATTGCAGTTTTTTGCTGTGTGGACGATTTGCTGAAGGCAATCACTCAAGGGCAACCCATCCGAGCCAAAGGATTTGCCCCTGCCTTGTCCGACAGTGAGGTAATGACGATGGAAATTGTGGCAGAGTACCAAGGGATTGATACAGACCAGGCAATTTGGCGCTATTTCCGTCGGCACTGGTTGGAGTGGTTTCCTGGCTTGGGCAGTCGTTCTGCCTTTGTCCGTCAGGCTGCAAACCTCTGGCAGTACAAGCAACGACTCCAGCAGCACCTGTCCACTGAGTTAGGGGCTTTTGCCGATGAGGTGCATCTGGTCGATGGCATTCCTATCCCGTTGTGTGGGTTTAGTCGTGCCCCGGAGTGTCGCAGTTTCAAGGGGATTGCTGCTTACGGTTACTGCGCGGCTAAAAAGCAGTTCTATTATGGCTTTCATGGTCATTTGCTCATCAGTGCGACAGGGGTGATTACAGGGTTTAGCCTCACCCCAGCCAATGGCAGTGAACGCGAGGCATTGTGGGACATGGTGCAGACGATTCATGGTTGGCTCATTGGCGACAAAGGTTACCTCTCTGCCGCTCTCCAGCAAGAGCTTCGAGCTGTGGGGATTGAACTAGAAACTGCCCTGCGCTCCAATATGCAGGATACTCGTGAGCCTGCTTGGGTGGCGTTACTCCAACGAATTAGACGACTGATTGAAACGGTGATTGGGCAATTAGTCGAACGCTTCTCAATTGAGAAGGTCTGGGCACGAGATTTATGGCATTTGACCAGTCGCATCAATCGCAAGCTTCTAGCTCATACCGTTTGTCGATGGCTCAACCGTCACAGTGCTGACCCCTTGCAGTTCGACCAGCTTGTGTCACAGTAG
- the mobF gene encoding MobF family relaxase: MVISITNVTPTHGSRYYAQEGNTSETEQSSGWHGKLTMPLGLKPGQPIQSETLGLLLHGQDSTGCTLISKMRVHQKQQNATAKGQLASLERAGIDLTASAPKSVSIQALIFGDRTLEVAHQQAIAQMLQILEERYAMTRITVNGERQKIITGKLLIAQFQHTTSRALDPQLHTHNLILNLTQRPDGKWQCLDNEAIYRTKMLLGMIYRNELAREVQALGYSIRITHPGHGLWELQGFSNHQLTQFSKRAEQIKAATGEEASSERKAKATIFSGRAKKQTVSSDNLAESWQQQAEAVGLQAITPGEPQLHPLKRLWNMAQELVHQAISFCSRIAQVFRREDLEKAAVREGMGQTSFAAIAKAIDQSPELISFRDKKQRLRYTTQGDSFDDHLQDSPPGQTPIHRLSTHPGESTAGNDRQPAQTPSRRLFAALHVKLNRQAIAHNDREASNVDCGESRDPGANQAIDETASAITQGHDDAVPAVDGNALGTDDFLEQPGFASATFDQAHTQPGTTANSDRGDAALNSADESAATQFQPNSVADWEPSL, encoded by the coding sequence ATGGTCATCTCGATTACCAACGTGACGCCAACCCACGGCAGTCGCTACTACGCTCAGGAAGGCAATACCAGTGAGACGGAACAATCCTCTGGCTGGCATGGCAAATTGACGATGCCATTGGGCTTGAAACCTGGGCAACCCATCCAGTCTGAAACGTTAGGATTACTCCTGCACGGTCAAGATTCGACTGGATGTACCTTGATCAGTAAAATGCGCGTTCATCAAAAGCAGCAGAATGCTACAGCCAAAGGTCAGTTAGCCAGCCTCGAACGAGCCGGGATTGATTTAACGGCAAGTGCTCCTAAATCAGTCAGTATTCAGGCCCTCATCTTTGGCGATCGCACCCTTGAAGTTGCTCATCAGCAGGCGATCGCTCAGATGCTCCAAATCCTGGAAGAGCGTTACGCCATGACCCGTATCACCGTAAACGGTGAACGTCAGAAAATCATCACGGGCAAACTGTTGATCGCTCAGTTCCAGCACACAACCAGCCGTGCTCTTGACCCACAACTACATACTCACAATCTGATTCTCAATCTGACGCAACGACCCGATGGCAAATGGCAGTGCCTAGACAATGAAGCCATCTATCGCACAAAAATGCTGCTGGGCATGATTTATCGCAATGAGTTGGCACGAGAAGTGCAGGCGTTGGGCTATTCGATTCGCATTACCCACCCTGGTCATGGATTGTGGGAGCTTCAGGGCTTTTCTAATCATCAGTTGACCCAGTTTTCCAAACGGGCTGAACAAATCAAAGCAGCGACTGGAGAAGAGGCCAGTAGTGAGCGAAAGGCAAAAGCCACCATCTTTTCTGGTCGAGCTAAAAAGCAAACGGTGTCCTCTGACAATCTTGCAGAGTCCTGGCAGCAGCAAGCCGAGGCAGTAGGGCTTCAGGCAATCACACCGGGTGAACCACAACTTCATCCTCTGAAGAGACTTTGGAACATGGCTCAAGAGTTGGTGCATCAAGCGATCTCCTTCTGTTCTCGCATCGCTCAAGTCTTTCGGCGTGAAGATTTGGAAAAAGCCGCTGTGCGAGAAGGAATGGGGCAAACCAGTTTTGCTGCGATTGCGAAAGCAATTGACCAATCGCCTGAACTCATTTCTTTCCGAGATAAAAAACAGCGTCTACGATACACCACTCAAGGAGATAGTTTCGATGACCACCTTCAAGACTCTCCACCGGGGCAAACCCCAATCCACCGTCTATCCACCCACCCTGGGGAAAGCACCGCTGGGAACGATCGCCAGCCAGCCCAAACCCCAAGCCGCAGGCTCTTCGCCGCCCTCCACGTCAAGCTCAACCGTCAAGCCATTGCCCACAACGACAGGGAAGCAAGCAACGTTGATTGCGGTGAATCCCGCGATCCAGGAGCAAATCAAGCAATTGACGAAACAGCTTCAGCCATTACCCAGGGGCATGACGATGCTGTACCAGCAGTTGATGGCAACGCACTCGGAACTGACGACTTCCTTGAGCAACCTGGATTTGCATCTGCAACCTTTGATCAAGCTCATACCCAACCTGGTACAACTGCAAACTCAGATCGAGGAGATGCAGCACTTAATTCAGCAGATGAATCAGCAGCAACCCAGTTCCAACCGAATTCGGTTGCTGATTGGGAACCAAGCCTTTGA
- a CDS encoding ISAzo13-like element transposase-related protein: MAVGVSAFGILNLDNDELSIYFGQSAETSDFIADCLEWWWQDNQDHYPEIEEWVINLDGGPATRSDRTQFIKRMVELAQTIMLPIRLIYYPPYHSKYNAIERCWAALEQYWNGAILDSVEAAVQWASHMTWKAMNPVVYLVEGIYEKGVKVLAEELADYLPFWQRSEALPKWDITRCATKFGKGKPH, translated from the coding sequence GTGGCAGTCGGTGTTAGTGCCTTTGGCATTCTCAATCTCGACAACGACGAGTTGTCGATTTACTTCGGTCAATCGGCTGAAACCAGCGATTTTATAGCCGATTGTTTGGAGTGGTGGTGGCAGGACAATCAAGACCATTACCCGGAGATTGAGGAATGGGTGATCAATTTAGATGGAGGACCCGCCACTCGCAGTGACCGCACTCAGTTCATCAAACGCATGGTTGAACTCGCCCAAACGATCATGCTCCCGATTCGATTGATTTACTACCCGCCTTATCACAGTAAATACAATGCCATTGAACGATGCTGGGCAGCGCTTGAGCAGTATTGGAATGGAGCCATCTTGGATTCGGTAGAAGCGGCAGTTCAATGGGCCAGTCACATGACCTGGAAAGCAATGAATCCAGTCGTTTATCTGGTTGAAGGCATTTATGAAAAAGGGGTCAAGGTATTGGCTGAGGAGCTAGCAGATTATCTCCCTTTCTGGCAACGGTCTGAAGCTCTGCCCAAATGGGATATTACGCGATGTGCAACTAAGTTTGGCAAAGGAAAGCCCCACTGA
- a CDS encoding IS256 family transposase, which translates to MTQDKLVSFKTPDEPGTFSDALTELVRNGARQIIAQAVEVELQEFLAQYQSLKDEQGRQAVVRNGYLPERSIVTGVGAVEIQVPKVRDRSGQGIKFNSLLLPPYLKRAQSVEEVLPWLYLKGVSTGDFSEALASLLGTQADGLSASTISRLKAKWTQEHQQWQQRTLSGKRYVYVWADGIYFNIRNEDDRQCILVLIGVTDTGSKELLGLEAGFRESELSWKPLLLRLQDQGLKQAPELAIGDGALGFWKALAQVFPSTRIQRCWVHKTANVLNHLPKSQQPHAKSALHQIYLAATKDEAEKAFERFIKTYAAKYPKATECLAKDRSALLAFYDFPAEHWVHLRTTNPIESTFATVRLRTDKTRGCVSQDSILSLVFKLVQSAQKRWLRIRGFKRLGEVIEGVKFKDGIRVDLHPDSGVSQDAA; encoded by the coding sequence ATGACTCAAGATAAACTGGTTTCATTCAAAACACCAGATGAGCCTGGAACATTTAGCGATGCGCTGACTGAACTGGTTCGTAACGGTGCGCGTCAAATCATTGCCCAAGCAGTTGAAGTCGAGTTGCAGGAGTTTTTAGCCCAATACCAGAGCCTCAAAGATGAGCAAGGACGACAGGCGGTCGTGCGCAATGGCTACTTGCCTGAACGAAGCATTGTGACTGGGGTTGGAGCGGTTGAAATTCAAGTTCCGAAAGTGCGAGACCGAAGCGGACAGGGGATTAAGTTTAATTCGCTGTTGTTGCCGCCGTATTTGAAGCGCGCTCAAAGTGTTGAGGAGGTGTTGCCCTGGTTGTACCTCAAAGGAGTCTCGACTGGGGATTTTTCAGAAGCTTTGGCATCGTTGCTGGGCACCCAGGCAGACGGGTTATCTGCGAGTACCATCAGCCGCCTCAAAGCGAAGTGGACTCAGGAGCACCAGCAGTGGCAACAGCGAACGCTCAGTGGCAAGCGGTATGTGTATGTTTGGGCAGATGGGATTTACTTCAACATCCGCAACGAAGATGACCGACAATGTATTTTAGTCCTGATCGGAGTGACGGATACGGGCAGCAAGGAATTGCTCGGACTCGAAGCTGGATTTCGCGAGTCCGAGTTGAGTTGGAAACCGTTGTTGTTACGCTTACAAGACCAGGGACTCAAGCAAGCACCAGAGTTGGCGATTGGAGATGGTGCATTGGGATTTTGGAAAGCCCTCGCGCAGGTATTTCCGTCCACCCGCATCCAACGTTGTTGGGTGCATAAAACGGCGAATGTCCTCAACCACTTACCTAAAAGCCAGCAACCCCACGCCAAGTCGGCTTTACATCAAATCTACCTGGCAGCCACCAAAGATGAGGCAGAAAAGGCTTTTGAGCGATTCATCAAAACCTACGCAGCCAAGTATCCTAAAGCCACGGAGTGTTTAGCCAAAGACCGATCCGCATTGTTGGCATTCTATGATTTCCCGGCTGAGCATTGGGTGCATCTGCGCACCACCAATCCAATTGAATCCACTTTTGCCACGGTGCGCTTGAGAACCGATAAAACGCGAGGCTGTGTCTCCCAGGACAGCATTCTGTCGTTGGTCTTCAAGCTTGTCCAGAGCGCTCAGAAGCGATGGTTACGGATTCGAGGCTTCAAACGATTAGGGGAGGTGATTGAAGGAGTCAAATTCAAGGATGGAATTCGCGTTGATTTACATCCCGATTCAGGAGTCAGTCAGGACGCTGCTTGA
- the lepB gene encoding signal peptidase I — translation MGKVVISGSPAHFIDRFMNARILSSINPISREWLTATKTVGVGLFIALGLHALAEVRSIPSESMTPTLQVGDRLILEKISYHFHAPQRGDIIVFKAPPDLTIQNIHDDFVKRIIGLPGEVVAVKHGRVYVNGSAIVEPYIQASPTYNYGPVTVPGNQYFVLGDNRNHSYDSHFWGFVPSQNIIGHGVLRLSPLPRFGAI, via the coding sequence TTGGGGAAAGTCGTAATATCTGGTTCCCCAGCACACTTCATCGATCGCTTTATGAATGCCCGAATTCTCTCATCGATCAATCCCATATCCAGAGAATGGCTCACTGCCACCAAAACGGTTGGTGTTGGCTTATTCATCGCCCTTGGACTCCACGCCCTTGCTGAAGTTCGCTCCATTCCCTCGGAATCCATGACTCCTACCCTTCAGGTCGGAGATCGGCTGATTCTCGAAAAGATCAGCTACCATTTCCATGCCCCTCAGCGAGGAGACATCATCGTGTTCAAAGCGCCACCTGACTTGACGATTCAGAATATCCACGATGATTTCGTTAAGCGCATTATTGGCTTACCTGGGGAAGTTGTCGCCGTCAAACATGGACGGGTGTATGTGAATGGAAGCGCGATCGTCGAGCCTTATATTCAAGCCTCACCCACTTATAACTACGGTCCTGTAACCGTTCCAGGCAACCAGTACTTTGTGCTCGGCGACAATCGAAACCATAGCTACGATAGCCATTTCTGGGGATTTGTCCCAAGCCAAAACATCATCGGTCACGGAGTTCTGCGTCTGTCGCCTCTACCTCGGTTTGGAGCAATCTAA
- a CDS encoding Uma2 family endonuclease translates to MTTLLDDYHAWSSGTKIELVNGQLVVGDCLSHSLRLLSQILRGWEIEAIVALAPELLWWQALSQTFAAPTVTNLDGMDASTIWQWADAIDYEPDVPSHTGSWTWSYSQLRQAIRMALFGLGMRYEKLGQSLGGGFVNRLGNNGFMPDVLFFRGEPRNRLYEYYLDGAADIVVEFIQPGCEDYIYTVKKPIYEAAGVPELWIFDVAQRRIELFRLIEGAYQLQSPDATGRYAVSSVPGLTFFPDRIWQDKSDWDYPLEETWFEVATDAPRLTRIKPVGEGVDWSKALLKFPIALDPVAIAFDDYIYWCPEAKFEFVNGRPDIGGRDGIKGLAGMLLMTFGLKEAVKLAHPRAWVTALLEHHAKILDPNHKAAAWKLAQDTATF, encoded by the coding sequence ATGACAACTTTGTTGGATGACTATCATGCGTGGTCTTCTGGAACCAAAATTGAGTTAGTGAATGGGCAATTGGTCGTGGGAGACTGCTTATCCCACAGCCTCAGGTTGCTGAGTCAAATTCTTCGGGGTTGGGAGATTGAAGCGATCGTGGCGCTGGCACCAGAGTTGCTGTGGTGGCAGGCATTATCCCAGACCTTTGCTGCACCCACAGTCACAAATCTAGATGGGATGGATGCGAGCACAATATGGCAATGGGCAGATGCTATTGACTATGAGCCGGACGTTCCTTCCCACACTGGCAGTTGGACGTGGTCATACTCTCAGCTCCGTCAGGCGATTCGCATGGCACTCTTTGGATTAGGAATGCGCTATGAAAAGTTGGGGCAGTCCCTGGGAGGAGGATTCGTCAACCGATTAGGAAATAACGGCTTCATGCCCGATGTTCTGTTCTTTCGAGGGGAACCCCGCAATCGCTTGTACGAATACTACCTGGATGGCGCAGCGGATATTGTCGTGGAATTCATTCAACCCGGTTGTGAGGATTACATCTATACCGTCAAGAAGCCGATTTACGAGGCTGCTGGAGTTCCTGAACTGTGGATTTTTGATGTGGCACAGCGTCGAATTGAGTTATTCCGGTTGATTGAAGGAGCTTACCAGTTGCAGTCCCCCGATGCCACTGGGCGTTATGCCGTTTCCAGTGTTCCTGGCTTAACTTTTTTTCCAGACCGGATTTGGCAGGACAAAAGCGATTGGGACTATCCCCTCGAAGAAACCTGGTTTGAAGTCGCAACGGATGCGCCTCGACTGACCCGCATTAAACCAGTCGGTGAAGGGGTCGATTGGAGCAAAGCACTATTGAAGTTTCCGATCGCCTTAGATCCAGTTGCGATCGCCTTTGACGATTATATTTACTGGTGCCCAGAAGCAAAGTTTGAATTTGTGAATGGACGACCGGATATTGGTGGACGGGACGGGATTAAGGGGTTGGCAGGAATGCTGTTGATGACCTTTGGGCTGAAGGAAGCCGTCAAACTGGCTCATCCCCGTGCCTGGGTAACTGCGCTATTAGAACACCACGCGAAAATCCTAGACCCAAACCATAAGGCAGCAGCCTGGAAGTTGGCGCAAGACACGGCGACTTTTTGA
- a CDS encoding thermonuclease family protein translates to MATLLQASSRQVSVTTIAYPPSRQILALVKLPNGTLIQTILLTEGLAKLDSQQVSSLPPDVLTSLQQAQRSAQQQHKNLWGKS, encoded by the coding sequence TTGGCAACACTCCTGCAAGCCTCCAGTAGGCAAGTCTCTGTCACCACCATCGCTTACCCTCCATCTAGACAAATTTTAGCCCTGGTAAAACTGCCGAACGGAACGCTGATCCAGACAATCCTGCTGACTGAGGGACTGGCAAAGCTCGATAGCCAACAGGTCTCCAGCCTACCACCGGATGTGCTGACCTCGCTTCAGCAGGCACAGAGATCAGCCCAGCAGCAACACAAAAACCTTTGGGGAAAGTCGTAA
- a CDS encoding type II toxin-antitoxin system RelE/ParE family toxin yields the protein MSYTLIIRPEAELDIQDTFEWYEAQSPGLGSEFVRAVDACLSSIGRNPLAYPLIYRQARRALIRRFPYGILYVFEQETIFVVACFHGKRNPKSWQQRL from the coding sequence ATGAGCTATACCCTCATTATCCGTCCCGAAGCAGAACTGGATATTCAAGATACTTTCGAGTGGTATGAAGCTCAATCTCCCGGACTAGGCTCCGAATTTGTCCGAGCTGTTGATGCCTGTCTGTCTAGTATTGGACGCAATCCCCTTGCCTATCCGCTCATCTATCGCCAAGCCCGACGAGCACTCATCCGGCGCTTCCCTTACGGCATCCTTTACGTCTTTGAGCAGGAAACCATTTTCGTCGTTGCTTGCTTTCACGGCAAACGGAATCCAAAATCCTGGCAGCAGCGACTTTAG
- a CDS encoding IS982 family transposase, whose product MFTIEEFIIAVFCCVDDLLKAITQGQPIRAKGFAPALSDSEVMTMEIVAEYQGIDTDQAIWRYFRRHWLEWFPGLGSRSAFVRQAANLWQYKQRLQQHLSTELGAFADEVHLVDGIPIPLCGFSRAPECRSFKGIAAYGYCAAKKQFYYGFHGHLLISATGVITGFSLTPANGSEREALWDMVQTIHGWLIGDKGYLSAALQQELRAVGIELETALRSNMQDTREPAWVALLQRIRRLIETVIGQLVERFSIEKVWARDLWHLTSRINRKLLAHTVCRWLNRHSADPLQFDQLVSQ is encoded by the coding sequence ATGTTTACTATCGAAGAGTTTATCATTGCAGTTTTTTGCTGTGTGGATGATTTGCTGAAGGCAATCACTCAAGGGCAACCCATCCGAGCCAAAGGATTTGCCCCTGCCTTGTCCGACAGTGAGGTAATGACGATGGAAATTGTGGCAGAGTACCAAGGGATTGATACAGACCAGGCAATTTGGCGCTATTTCCGTCGGCACTGGTTGGAGTGGTTTCCTGGCTTGGGCAGTCGTTCTGCCTTTGTCCGTCAGGCTGCAAACCTCTGGCAGTACAAGCAACGACTCCAGCAGCACCTGTCCACTGAGTTAGGGGCTTTTGCCGATGAGGTGCATCTGGTCGATGGCATTCCTATCCCGTTGTGTGGGTTTAGTCGTGCCCCGGAGTGTCGCAGTTTCAAGGGGATTGCTGCTTACGGTTACTGCGCGGCTAAAAAGCAGTTCTATTATGGCTTTCATGGTCATTTGCTCATCAGTGCGACAGGGGTGATTACAGGGTTTAGCCTCACCCCAGCCAATGGCAGTGAACGCGAGGCATTGTGGGACATGGTGCAGACGATTCATGGTTGGCTCATTGGCGACAAAGGTTACCTCTCTGCCGCTCTCCAGCAAGAGCTTCGAGCTGTGGGGATTGAACTAGAAACTGCCCTGCGCTCCAATATGCAGGATACTCGTGAGCCTGCTTGGGTGGCGTTACTCCAACGAATTAGACGACTGATTGAAACGGTGATTGGGCAATTAGTCGAACGCTTCTCAATTGAGAAGGTCTGGGCACGAGATTTATGGCATTTGACCAGTCGCATCAATCGCAAGCTTCTAGCTCATACCGTTTGTCGATGGCTCAACCGTCACAGTGCTGACCCCTTGCAGTTCGACCAGCTTGTGTCACAGTAG
- a CDS encoding addiction module protein gives MSDHPLLKVEISQLSIAERIQLAEDLWDSILEQPDELPLTDAQKQELDRRLESYQQDPTIGSTWEEVKQRLGFPR, from the coding sequence ATGAGCGATCATCCTCTCCTTAAAGTTGAAATTTCACAGCTTAGCATTGCTGAACGGATCCAACTGGCAGAAGATTTATGGGATAGCATCCTGGAACAACCAGACGAGCTGCCTCTAACCGATGCTCAGAAGCAGGAACTCGATCGCCGCTTAGAAAGCTATCAGCAAGACCCAACCATTGGCTCAACCTGGGAAGAAGTTAAGCAACGATTGGGCTTTCCCCGATGA
- a CDS encoding sensor histidine kinase: MTRRQSWLYMPLSLRLRLLLVNLTVMGITLLSVTLISDHYKAQVFLTRLSKLGISAEALPENFSNGTIVDLFHQVNNEGTWVALGVTLIAALLLSCWFIQSIHQPLKSLEQVIQKFNEGDLSARVPPNPIPELHQLGLTLNSAAARLQNVEERRQEIVSDLAHELGNPLTVIRGYLEMIQEGKLDYSLVVTQQMLEEAKRMDRLLDSVQTISKVEAGSLPLHLQVLDLLPDLRGTINNLTAQAQENHCHLNLDCPNRVPSVFADPDRVKQILNNLISNAIRYAPGTTISIRAWVTQPFLWLAVSDAGIGIAADEVPFIFERFWRSERIAENEGSGLGLAIAKRLVEVQGGQIEVESELGKGSTFRFSLPLANGQSSSKSSQTEVEGTDGEPNDP, from the coding sequence ATGACGAGACGACAATCCTGGCTGTATATGCCGTTGAGTTTACGACTGCGACTGCTACTGGTAAACCTGACGGTGATGGGAATTACACTGCTTTCAGTCACCCTTATTTCGGATCATTACAAAGCTCAAGTCTTTCTTACGCGGCTCTCGAAGCTGGGGATTTCAGCGGAGGCTCTTCCAGAAAATTTTTCCAATGGCACGATCGTTGACTTGTTTCATCAGGTCAACAATGAAGGCACCTGGGTGGCTTTAGGGGTTACCCTCATCGCAGCACTCCTATTGAGTTGCTGGTTCATTCAGTCCATCCATCAGCCCTTGAAAAGTTTGGAACAGGTGATCCAGAAATTTAACGAGGGGGATCTTAGCGCCCGAGTGCCACCCAATCCCATTCCTGAACTGCACCAGCTCGGATTAACCCTCAATAGTGCAGCCGCCCGACTCCAGAATGTTGAGGAGCGCAGGCAGGAAATAGTCAGCGATTTAGCTCATGAGTTGGGAAATCCTCTAACCGTAATTCGAGGTTATCTGGAGATGATCCAGGAGGGCAAGCTGGATTACAGCCTAGTAGTGACCCAACAAATGCTGGAAGAAGCAAAACGAATGGATCGTTTACTGGACAGTGTGCAAACGATTTCTAAAGTGGAAGCAGGGTCTTTACCGCTTCATTTGCAGGTGCTGGATCTGCTGCCAGATTTGAGGGGTACCATCAATAACTTGACTGCTCAGGCTCAGGAAAATCATTGCCATCTGAATTTAGATTGTCCCAATAGGGTACCATCTGTGTTTGCGGACCCGGATCGAGTCAAGCAAATTTTGAACAATTTGATCAGCAATGCCATTCGTTATGCTCCCGGAACGACGATTAGCATTCGTGCATGGGTGACACAACCCTTTCTCTGGCTTGCGGTCAGTGATGCAGGGATAGGAATTGCAGCAGACGAGGTGCCGTTTATTTTTGAGCGCTTCTGGCGTTCTGAGCGTATTGCGGAGAATGAGGGCAGTGGACTCGGATTAGCGATCGCCAAGCGATTAGTAGAAGTACAGGGCGGACAGATCGAAGTCGAAAGCGAACTGGGAAAAGGCAGTACGTTTCGTTTCTCGCTGCCATTGGCGAATGGGCAGAGTTCCTCTAAATCAAGTCAAACCGAGGTGGAAGGGACAGACGGAGAGCCGAATGACCCATGA